TTCGGTGCGGGTCTTGCCGATCACGGCGGCGGGTTCGATGCCGGTCAGGTCGCGGAAACGGTCGGACAGGTAGATGAACCGCAGGTCGGGGCCCATTTCCCAGACCCAGTCGGAGGCGATCTCGGTGACGTCCTTGAAACGGCGCCGGCTTTCGTTGAGATCGCGATCGCGACGGTGGAGAAGACGGTGCAGCGCCAGGGCCAAGCCGGCGGCCAACATCAAGGCGATCAGGGCGACGGGGGCTGCCCGCCCCTCGCCGCCCAGGAGGGCAAGCCCGATCCCGCCGACCAGCACCAGGAACATCAAGACCGCGGCCACGACGGGCCGCCGGATCAACCAGGGCATTTACGATATCCCCATGCCGGCTCCGTCCCCTGGCCGGTTGACGGGGATTATACATGAAAACGGCGTTCGGCCACGGCGAATCGTTGACAGGGAAAGCGGTGCCCGCTACCAGCGAGGATCGCGACCTTTCCTGGGGGCAGCCATGGCCGAGACGAGCGAGAAGACCGACCGCAGGAGCCAGCGCTTCATCCTCACCATCTCCTGCCCGGACACGGTAGGCATCGTGGCGGCGGTATCGGGGTTCCTGACCGACAACGACGCCTTCATCACCGAGTCTTCCCACTTCGGCGATCCGACATCGAAGCGCTTCTTCATGCGCACCGTCTTCGCCACCTCGGCGCTCACGCCGTCGGTGGAGGAATTGGCCAAGAAGTTTTCCCGCATCGCCGAGCGCTTCCAGATGGTCTGGGGCCTGCACGACGCCGACCGGCGCGAGCGGGTGATGATCCTGGTCTCCAAGTTCGACCACTGCCTGAACGATCTGCTGTACCGCTATCGCACGGGCGAGTTGAAGATCGATATCCCGGCCATCGTCGCCAACCATCCCGACCTGGAACATCTGGCGCGCTGGCACGAGGTGCCGTTCCACCACCTTCCGGTCACCCCGGAAACCAAGGACGACCAGGAAACCCGCATCTGGGAAATGATCCAGGACCTGGAGATCGATCTGGTGGTGCTGGCCCGCTACATGCAGATTCTCAGCCCGCGCATGTGCGAACGGCTGCGCGGCCGGGCGATCAACATCCATCATTCCTTCCTGCCGAGCTTCAAGGGCGCCAAGCCCTACCACCAGGCTCACGCCCGCGGCGTCAAGGTGATCGGCGCCACCGCCCATTACGTGACCACCGACCTGGACGAGGGCCCGATCATCGAACAGGGCGTGGAACGGGTGGACCATACCTTCACCCCCGAGACCCTGGTGGCGGTGGGCCGCGACATCGAGAACATGACGCTCTCGCGTGCCGTGCGCTACCACGTGGAACATCGGGTCCTGCTGAACGGCGCCAAGACGGTGGTGCTGAAGTAGCCATGGAGACCGGCTACCTGGCCCCCGAGGGCTTCCTTCCCGACCTGCTGGAGGAACTGGGCGGCGCCGGCGAGATCCATGACCGCCTGGTCCTGGTCCCCGGCCCGCCCCGGCCCGCCGCCTGGGCGCAGAACGTCTGGTACGAGGTCAAGCGCCTGCCCATCGCATCGGTGGGCGACGCGGCCCGCCAGTTGAAGGCCATCCAGCGCAACTGGGCCGCCTATTCCTGGATCTTGCATCGCCGCGCCCGCCTGATCCAGGACAAGCTGCCGCACGTGTCGGCCAAGCCGCTGGTCTTTCCCTGCGCGGCGCCCACGGCGCCTCTGGGCTCCTGGACCCTGCTGGACGAAGGCACCCTGCTGGCCGCCGCTCGCTGTTCCAGCCCCTTCGTCAACGGCGAGCCGGTCTTCGTCGAGGACCGGTCCGGCCCGCCCAACCGCGCCTACCTGAAGCTCTGGGAGGCCCTGACCCTGATGGGCGGCCGGCCGCCGGGGCCGGGCGATCTTTGCCTGGACCTGGGCAGCAGCCCCGGCGGCTGGACCTGGGTGCTGGCGAAGCTGGGGGCGCGGGTGGTCAGCCTGGACAAGGCGCCCCTCGATCCCGCCGTCGCCGCCCTGCCGGGGGTGGAATACCGCCGGGAAAGCGCCTTCGCCCTCGATCCCCTGGCCCTGGGGCCGGTGGACTGGCTCTGCTGCGACGTGGTCTGCTATCCGGAACGGCTGCTGGGGCTGGTGCGGCGCTGGCTGGCGGCGGGCACGGCGCGGCGTTTCGTCTGCACCCTCAAATTCCAGGGCGCCACCGACCACGCCGTCGCCCGCGAATTCGCCGCCCTGCCCAATTCCCGCCTCCTCCACCTCGCCCACAACAAGCACGAGTTGACCTGGATGATGGAAGAATAATCGTCACCACGGCATCCAGGGCGCCATGCGGCCCATGCGGCCCATGGTGGAATCGACGCCGTAGGCCATGATGCCCATCTTGCCGTTCATCATCTGCATTTCGGCGGCCATCGCGGGGACGGCGGACATCTTGGCGTTCATCTCGTGCATGTCCTTGGCCATGGCCGGCATGGCTTCCAGCGCGATCTGCATGTCGTGCAGGATCACCGCCACCATCTGGGCGGTGTCGCTCACGTCGCTCTTGGCTTCGGACAGACGTTGCTTGAGACCTTGCATCTTGGCCTGAAAGGCCTGCTTGGCCGTCCGTTCGTCCTGCTGCAGCTTGTCTTCCAGGCGCTGGACGAGGCCCTGCGCGGTGGCCGGGGCCCCCAGGCCGCCGCCCAGCAGGAAGCCGCCGACCAGGCCGGCGGCCAGCAGGGCCCAGGCGCGGCGGCGCCCGGCTTCCTGGGCCTTGGCGAGGGCCCGGACGGTCTCGGCCAAGTCGCGGATCTGCATTTCGGTGTCGGTCATGAATCGGTCCTTTCCCCCCGCAATAGTCGCGGATACGGCGTTTAATTCAGCCGACAGGATGGACGATGATCGTGGGCGCGCCAAGGGATTTTCCACGGACCCGCGCCATCACGGCTTGTGGTGGCGGGAAAAGAACTCCCAGATCGCGTCGTTGGCCGAGACGTCCATGGATGTCGCCCCCAGCAGGGCTTCGCGCCGCGCCCGGCCGGGCCAGGTATGGCCGCCGCCCTGGATCTCGTAGAGCACCACCTCGACCCCCGCCTTGCCGGCGGCATGTTCGTGGCGCACCACCCGGGTGCCGTCGTTCCGGTCGTGGTCGGCGAGCGCCACCGAGACCACGAAGGGTTCGGCGCCGTTGACCTTGACCCAGGTCGCGACGGTTTCCGCCACCGGGCGATGGGCATGGCCGAGTCCCGACCGCCCCCCCTTGCCGCCCTTGTAGGGCGCGTATTCGTCGGCGGTGCCGTGGAAATGCAGCACCGGCATGGGGACACGCACGGCGGCCGGGTCGATTTCCAGCCCGCCCGCCACGGCGGCCACGGCGGCGACGCGCTCGGGCAGTTCGGCCGCCACCCGGTAGGCCATCATGGCGCCGTTGGACATGCCGGTGACATAGACCCGCCGGGGATCGACCCGGACCTTGGCGATCAGTTCGTCGATCAGCGCCGCGGCGAAGGCGACGTCGTCCGCCTTCCTTTCCGCGGCATGGCCGCAGCAGGCCCCGGCGTTCCAGGTCAGCACCCGGTTGACCCGGCCGCTGCCTTCCGGATAGGCGACGACGAAGCCGGCGGCATCGGCCTTTTCCGACAGGCCGGAGAAATGTTCCATCACCGCGGCGCTGGTGCCGCCGCCGTGGAAGGCGACGACCAGCGGGCGGTTTTCCTTGGGCGCGCTGGCGGGCACGTGCAGCAGATAGGCCCGCGTCTCCTCGCCGACCTTGATCGTCGGCTCGCCCCGCTCGGCCGCCTGGGCGGCGCCGGACAGCAGCAGGATGAACATGACCAAGCGTTTCATGCCACCTCGATTTCCTTCAGGGCAGCCGCCAATTCCCGATCCAGCTCCGGAACGAAAACCGTTACCGTCTCGAAAACCCGATCTGCTCGGATACCCAGATAGTCATGGGCAAGAATATTCCTCATCGCCACGATCCGACGCCACGGAATCTTCGGATAACGGTCGCGCAGGTCCGCCGGAACCTTGCGGGCGGCCTCTCCGATGACATCAAGCGCCCGCGTCACGGCAAACTGCGTCTTGGAATCGTCCAGAAAATCTTGAAGTTTCATCCCCTCGACAAATTTTTCGGCCAGCCGCCCATATTCCAACATATCGCGCAGATAAGCCGAGAAGTCGCGGGTCATACGGTCACGACTTCGGACATCACATGGGCCGCGAGGCGGGGGCGCAACGCTTCCCGTTCCACCATCTCCACTTCGACGCCGAGGGCTTCGCTGAGTTCGATCTGCAGGCCCGCAAGGTCGATCAGGGTCATGCCGTCCCCAAGTTCGACCAGGAGATCGAGATCGCTATCTTCCGTTTGCTCTCCCCGGACGTAGGAGCCGAACACGCCCATGGCCCGAATGGGATAGCGTTCTCGCAAGCGGGGTTGCATCGCGCGCAGATCGGCAAGAATGGTTTCGAGAGTCCGCATGGTGCGATCCCTTTTGGGCCAATGCCCATCATACCTCCGGACAGGGCGGCTCAGAAGCGGTTTTCCGCAGGTCGATGGCCAATAAATAGGCAGGCGCCGTGCTTCCCTCCAATTCATAGGCATTCTATATTACCGCAAAGCATGACCCGAATCCGCAATCCGCGCGCCCTCATCGACCGCAAGGCCCTGGTCGCCAGACTCGAAGAGCTGGCGGGCTGGTCCGGCTGGTCGGCCAAGACCCGGCCACAGGTGCTGGACATCTTCAAGGAGGTGCTGGCGTCGGGCCGCGCCGAGGTCCGCCGCCGCTTCGAGGAAGACAAGGTCACCGGCCCCGAGGCCACCCGCGCCCAGGCCTACCTGATGGACCAGCTGATCCGCACCGTCTTGGATTTTTCCGTCCAACACGTCTATCCGGTGGCCAATCCCACCAAGGGCGAACAGTTGTCGGCCGCCGCCATCGGCGGCTACGGGCGGGGCGAGTTGGCCCCCTTTTCCGACATCGATCTGATGTTCATCCTGCCCTACAAGTCGACGCCCCATACCGAGCAGGTGGTGGAGTTCATTCTCTACATGCTCTGGGACCTTGGGCTGAAGGTGGGGCATTCGACGCGGTCGGTGGACGACGTCTTGCGCCTGGCCCGATCCGACCAGACGATCCGCACCAGTGTGCTGGAGGCCCGCTGGCTGTGGGGAGACGACGCCCTGTTCAAGGACTTCAAGAAGCGCTTCCAGGCGGAAATCGTCGCCACCACCGGCCGCGAGTTCGTGGAAAGCAAGCTGGGCGAGCGCGATTCGCGCCATTCCCGCATGGGCGACACCCGCTACGTCCTGGAACCCAACATCAAGGAAGGCAAGGGTGGCCTGCGCGATCTGCAGACCCTGTTCTGGATCGCCAAGTACCTCTACCAGGTGGAGGAAGTGGACCAGTTGGTCGCCAAGGGCGTGCTGACGCCGGAGGACGCCCGGCGCTTCGCCAAGGCGGAGACCTTCCTCTGGACCGTGCGCTGCCACCTGCATTACGTGGCCGGTCGGCCTGAGGAACGGCTCACCTTCAACGTCCAGGAGGAAATCGGCAGGCGCATGGGCTATCGCGACCGCGCCGGCTCGCGGGGCGTCGAACGCTTCATGAAGCACTACTTCCTGGTCGCCAAGGACGTGGGCGACTTGACCCGCATCCTCTGCGCCGTCCTGGAGGAGGACAACAAGAAGCGCCGCTTCAAGCTGCCGGGCCTGTCCTTTCTCAAGCGCAACCTGCCGGGGCTAAGGGTGGCCGGTGGACGGGTGTCCATCGACGACGAGGCGGCCCTGAAGAAGGACCCGCTGCTCATCCTGCGTCTGTTCCACGAAGCCCAGCGCCTGCAGATCGATATCCATCCCCACGCGCTGCGCATGGTGACCCAGAACCTCGGCTTGGTGGACGCCCGCCTGCGCGACGACGGGGAAGCCAACCGGCTGTTCCTGGAAATGCTCTGTGACCTGCCCGAGCCCGAGGAAGCCCTGAAGCGGCTGAACGAGGCCGACGTCTTCGGCCGCTTCATCCCCGACTTCGGCCGGGTCGTGGCCCAGATGCAGTACGACATGTACCACGTCTACACGGTGGACGAGCACACCATCCGCGCCATCGGGGTCCTGAGCCGTATCGCCTCGGGGGCCATGGAAGGCGATTGCGCCGTGGCCTGCGAAGCCATCAAGGAAATCGAATCCCTGCGCGCCCTTTCGGTCGCCGTTCTGCTGCACGACATCGCCAAGGGCCGGGGCGGCGACCATTCGGAACTGGGCGCCCAGGTGGCCCGCAAGCTGGGGCCCCGCCTGGGGTTGACCGACTGGGAGATCGAGACGGTGTCCTGGCTGGTGCTGCACCACCTGGTCATGAGCGCCACGGCCTTCAAGCGCGACATCAGCGACGCCAAGACCATCGCCGACTTCGTGGAGCGGGTGCAATCGCCGGAACGGCTGCGCATGCTGTTGGTCCTGACGGTCGCCGACATCATGGCGGTGGGGCCCAACGTCTGGAATTCCTGGAAGGGCAACCTGCTGAAGGACCTTTATTACGAATCCCTGGCGGCGATGACCGGCGGCCTGCCCACCGCCCACCGTTCGGCCCGGGTCGAACAGGCCAAGCTGGCGCTCAGGGCCCGATTGGAAAGCTGGGCCGAGGCCGACGTGGAGCGCCACCTGGCGCTCGGCAACCTGAACTACTGGCTGAGCTTCGACACCGCCACCCACGTCCAGCATGCCGGCCTGGTGCGCCGCGCCGCCGAGGAAGGCCGGGAACTGCTGATCGAAAGCCGCGCCGACGTGGCCCGCGACGCCACCGAGGTCATCATCTACGCCCCCGACCATCCGGGCCTTTTCGCCCAGATCGCCGGCGCCATGGCCCTGGGCGGCGCCAACATCGTCGAAGCGCGCATCACCACGCTCAACAACGGCATGGCCCTGGACACCTTCCTGGTCCAGGACGCCGGCGCCCACGCGGCCATCGACGACGAACCCCGGATGAAGCGCCTCTGCGCCTCCATCGAAAGCGCGCTCAGCGGCACCCGGCACCTGAGGAAGGAACTGGCCGAAGCCATCCACAAGATGCTGCCCAGCCGCACCCAGGTCTTCACCGTGCCGCCCCGGGTGCTGGTCGACAACGAGGCCAGCCGCCAGTTCACCGTCATCGAGGTCAACGGCCGCGACCGGCCGGGATTCCTCTACGACGTGACGCGGGCCTGCACCGACCTGGGCCTGCAGATCGCCTCGGCGCGGATTTCCACCTACGGCGAACGGGCGGTGGACGTCTTCTACGTCAAGGACGTCTACGGCCTGAAAGTGGACGGCGAGGAAAAGCTGGAACGCATACGCAAGCGTCTACTCCTGGCCGTCGCGCCGGAGGCGTGAGGAATCGGGCACCGTCTTCGCCGCCGGGTGACTTGAACTCCCCCGCCTGCCGGCCTTATAGTGCGCCCCATGACCGGGGGCGCGCACCAGATGAATCCCTTTCTGCATCGGCACCTGCTCGGCATCGAGGGGCTGACGCGGCCGGAAATCTCGTTCCTGCTGGACCGTTCGGAAGCCTACGTAGAGCAGAACCGCGGGGTCGACAAGAAGAAGGCCCTGCTTACGGGCCGCACGGTCATCAACCTGTTCTTCGAGGCTTCCACCCGGACCCGTACCTCCTTCGAACTGGCGGCCCAGCGCCTGGGCGCCGACGTCATCAACATGTCGGTGTCTTCCAGTTCGGTGAAGAAGGGCGAGACCCTGATCGACACCGCCATGACCCTGAACGCCATGCATCCCGACGCCCTGGTGGTGCGCCACGGCGATTCGGGGGCGGTGAAGCTGCTGTCCGAGAAGGTCAACTGCGCGGTCCTGAACGCCGGCGACGGGGCGCACGAGCATCCCACCCAGGCGTTGCTGGACGCGGTGACCATCCGCCGGCGCAAGGGAGAATTGGAGAATTTGCGGGTCGCCATCTGCGGCGACATCGCCCATTCGCGGGTGGCGCGCTCCAACATCCACCTGCTCACCACCATGGGCGCGCGGGTGCGCCTGATCGCGCCCAAGACCCTGATCCCTTCCAAGATCGAGAACCTGGGCGTCGAAGTCTTCCACGACATGCACAAGGGCCTGGCCGGCTGCGACATCGTGATGATGCTGCGCCTGCAGACGGAACGCATGCACAGCAACTACTTTCCCTCCATCCGCGAATATTTCCACTTCTTCGGCCTGGATTACGAGAAGCTGGCGGCGGCCAAGCCGGACGCGCTCATCATGCATCCCGGGCCCATGAACCGCGGCGTCGAGATCGATTCGGAAGTGGCCGACGACATCGGCCGGTCGGCGATTCGCGAGCAGGTGGAAATCGGCGTCGCGGTGCGCATGGCGGTGCTGGAAGCCCTGCTGGCGCCGCCAAGGGAGGGGGGCGCCTGATGGGTCATCGTTCCGACCATTCGCCGGGCCGCATCGCTTTCATCAACGCCCGCCTGCTCGATCCTGCCTCGGGCCTGGACGCCAAGGGCGCCCTGCTCGTCGAAGGCGAGGCGATCGCCGATTTCGGTCCCGCCCTGTTCAAGAGTGGCGTTCCGTCCGGGATCGAGACGGTCGATTGCCGGGGCCATTGCCTGGCGCCCGGCCTGGTCGACATGCGGGTGCAACTGCGCGAGCCGGGCGAGGAGCACAAGGGCACGCTGGCTTCCGCCGGCCAGGCTGCAACGGCGGGCGGCGTCACCACCATGGTCTGCCTGCCCAACACCTCGCCGGTGATCGACGACATGTCGGTGGTCGAGTTCGTCGCCCGCCGCGCCCGCAAGCTGGGACTCACCAAGGTCTACTGCTACGGCGCGGTGACCAAGGGTCTGGCCGGCCAGGAACTGGCGGAAATGGGCATGTTGGCCGAATCGGGTGCCGTGGCCTTCACCGACGGCACCCAGGCGGTGGGCGACGCCCAGGTCATGCGCCGGGCGCTGACCTACGCCGCCACCTTCGGCCTGCTGATCGTCCAGCATCCGGAAGAACCGAGCCTCGCCCGCGGGGGCGCCATGAACGCGGGCGAGACCGCGACCCGCCTGGGACTGCCCGGCATTCCCCGCGAAGCCGAAGTCATCATGGTGGAACGGGATATCCGCCTGG
This window of the Magnetospirillum sp. WYHS-4 genome carries:
- the purU gene encoding formyltetrahydrofolate deformylase, with the translated sequence MAETSEKTDRRSQRFILTISCPDTVGIVAAVSGFLTDNDAFITESSHFGDPTSKRFFMRTVFATSALTPSVEELAKKFSRIAERFQMVWGLHDADRRERVMILVSKFDHCLNDLLYRYRTGELKIDIPAIVANHPDLEHLARWHEVPFHHLPVTPETKDDQETRIWEMIQDLEIDLVVLARYMQILSPRMCERLRGRAINIHHSFLPSFKGAKPYHQAHARGVKVIGATAHYVTTDLDEGPIIEQGVERVDHTFTPETLVAVGRDIENMTLSRAVRYHVEHRVLLNGAKTVVLK
- a CDS encoding DUF86 domain-containing protein gives rise to the protein MTRDFSAYLRDMLEYGRLAEKFVEGMKLQDFLDDSKTQFAVTRALDVIGEAARKVPADLRDRYPKIPWRRIVAMRNILAHDYLGIRADRVFETVTVFVPELDRELAAALKEIEVA
- a CDS encoding prolyl oligopeptidase family serine peptidase translates to MKRLVMFILLLSGAAQAAERGEPTIKVGEETRAYLLHVPASAPKENRPLVVAFHGGGTSAAVMEHFSGLSEKADAAGFVVAYPEGSGRVNRVLTWNAGACCGHAAERKADDVAFAAALIDELIAKVRVDPRRVYVTGMSNGAMMAYRVAAELPERVAAVAAVAGGLEIDPAAVRVPMPVLHFHGTADEYAPYKGGKGGRSGLGHAHRPVAETVATWVKVNGAEPFVVSVALADHDRNDGTRVVRHEHAAGKAGVEVVLYEIQGGGHTWPGRARREALLGATSMDVSANDAIWEFFSRHHKP
- a CDS encoding aspartate carbamoyltransferase catalytic subunit, yielding MNPFLHRHLLGIEGLTRPEISFLLDRSEAYVEQNRGVDKKKALLTGRTVINLFFEASTRTRTSFELAAQRLGADVINMSVSSSSVKKGETLIDTAMTLNAMHPDALVVRHGDSGAVKLLSEKVNCAVLNAGDGAHEHPTQALLDAVTIRRRKGELENLRVAICGDIAHSRVARSNIHLLTTMGARVRLIAPKTLIPSKIENLGVEVFHDMHKGLAGCDIVMMLRLQTERMHSNYFPSIREYFHFFGLDYEKLAAAKPDALIMHPGPMNRGVEIDSEVADDIGRSAIREQVEIGVAVRMAVLEALLAPPREGGA
- a CDS encoding nucleotidyltransferase family protein; this translates as MRTLETILADLRAMQPRLRERYPIRAMGVFGSYVRGEQTEDSDLDLLVELGDGMTLIDLAGLQIELSEALGVEVEMVEREALRPRLAAHVMSEVVTV
- the pyrC gene encoding dihydroorotase is translated as MGHRSDHSPGRIAFINARLLDPASGLDAKGALLVEGEAIADFGPALFKSGVPSGIETVDCRGHCLAPGLVDMRVQLREPGEEHKGTLASAGQAATAGGVTTMVCLPNTSPVIDDMSVVEFVARRARKLGLTKVYCYGAVTKGLAGQELAEMGMLAESGAVAFTDGTQAVGDAQVMRRALTYAATFGLLIVQHPEEPSLARGGAMNAGETATRLGLPGIPREAEVIMVERDIRLVEMTGGRLHFAHVSTAGAVEAVAAAKARGLKVTCDTAPPYFALNEGAVGDYRTFAKLSPPLRSEADRKAIVEGLKAGIIDAIASDHAPEDEDAKRLPFAQAAFGGVGLETLLGVSLGLYHHGGMTLLDVLRPLTCAPADILGLPAGRLTKGAAADLVLFDPERGWRVDSDDLLSKSKNTPFDGYLVQGRALRTVIDGRTVFDAAHGPED
- a CDS encoding [protein-PII] uridylyltransferase, with product MTRIRNPRALIDRKALVARLEELAGWSGWSAKTRPQVLDIFKEVLASGRAEVRRRFEEDKVTGPEATRAQAYLMDQLIRTVLDFSVQHVYPVANPTKGEQLSAAAIGGYGRGELAPFSDIDLMFILPYKSTPHTEQVVEFILYMLWDLGLKVGHSTRSVDDVLRLARSDQTIRTSVLEARWLWGDDALFKDFKKRFQAEIVATTGREFVESKLGERDSRHSRMGDTRYVLEPNIKEGKGGLRDLQTLFWIAKYLYQVEEVDQLVAKGVLTPEDARRFAKAETFLWTVRCHLHYVAGRPEERLTFNVQEEIGRRMGYRDRAGSRGVERFMKHYFLVAKDVGDLTRILCAVLEEDNKKRRFKLPGLSFLKRNLPGLRVAGGRVSIDDEAALKKDPLLILRLFHEAQRLQIDIHPHALRMVTQNLGLVDARLRDDGEANRLFLEMLCDLPEPEEALKRLNEADVFGRFIPDFGRVVAQMQYDMYHVYTVDEHTIRAIGVLSRIASGAMEGDCAVACEAIKEIESLRALSVAVLLHDIAKGRGGDHSELGAQVARKLGPRLGLTDWEIETVSWLVLHHLVMSATAFKRDISDAKTIADFVERVQSPERLRMLLVLTVADIMAVGPNVWNSWKGNLLKDLYYESLAAMTGGLPTAHRSARVEQAKLALRARLESWAEADVERHLALGNLNYWLSFDTATHVQHAGLVRRAAEEGRELLIESRADVARDATEVIIYAPDHPGLFAQIAGAMALGGANIVEARITTLNNGMALDTFLVQDAGAHAAIDDEPRMKRLCASIESALSGTRHLRKELAEAIHKMLPSRTQVFTVPPRVLVDNEASRQFTVIEVNGRDRPGFLYDVTRACTDLGLQIASARISTYGERAVDVFYVKDVYGLKVDGEEKLERIRKRLLLAVAPEA